From one Halostagnicola larsenii XH-48 genomic stretch:
- a CDS encoding PhiH1 repressor codes for MRFDDDWMSRADDRILEHLSERGPDTPKEMADSGCVRFSRQHINQRCKKLVTYGLLVHLENGVYDITRDGKQYLDGELDARDLEAK; via the coding sequence ATTCGTTTCGACGATGACTGGATGTCACGCGCCGATGACAGGATCCTTGAGCATCTCTCCGAACGCGGCCCTGATACGCCGAAGGAAATGGCAGATAGTGGCTGCGTTCGCTTCTCTCGGCAGCATATTAACCAGCGGTGCAAGAAACTCGTTACCTATGGGCTGCTCGTCCACCTCGAGAACGGCGTCTACGACATCACCCGTGACGGGAAGCAGTATCTCGACGGTGAACTTGACGCTCGCGACCTTGAGGCCAAATGA
- a CDS encoding helix-turn-helix transcriptional regulator — protein sequence MKTALRTYREEAGLSQGALADRVGVTRQTINAIERDRYDPSLELAFKLARYFETRIEDLFDPELDEA from the coding sequence ATGAAGACGGCACTCCGGACGTATCGGGAGGAAGCCGGATTGAGCCAGGGTGCCCTCGCCGATCGCGTCGGTGTCACCCGCCAAACGATCAACGCCATCGAACGCGACCGCTACGATCCGTCCCTCGAATTGGCGTTCAAACTCGCTCGCTACTTCGAGACTCGCATCGAGGACCTCTTTGACCCCGAGCTGGACGAAGCGTGA
- a CDS encoding HVO_A0114 family putative DNA-binding protein: protein MAVGDVHDDLHALADENVVRFEREGRRMRPIVPYDHVEIEVSLPPEVG, encoded by the coding sequence GTGGCGGTCGGGGACGTTCACGACGACCTCCACGCGCTTGCCGACGAGAACGTGGTCCGGTTCGAGCGCGAAGGGCGGCGTATGCGCCCGATCGTTCCGTACGATCACGTCGAGATCGAGGTCTCGCTGCCACCAGAGGTCGGCTAG
- a CDS encoding PIN domain-containing protein encodes MKLVIDANVVISALIADSKTRELIVTLEPDLLTPAFVHDEVENYEDLIVEKSGMEPDRVTQFIELLFQYIEVVPADDFYPAIERADEAIGDTDPDDVLYLACAIASDGAIWSDDSDFNEQDLVDTYSTGDVITSFDTF; translated from the coding sequence ATGAAGCTGGTCATCGACGCCAACGTCGTCATCTCTGCACTCATCGCTGATTCGAAGACGCGGGAGCTCATCGTTACACTCGAACCAGATCTCTTGACGCCTGCGTTTGTCCACGACGAAGTCGAGAACTACGAAGATCTGATCGTGGAAAAGTCGGGAATGGAACCAGATCGAGTGACACAATTCATCGAGCTCCTGTTCCAGTACATTGAGGTCGTTCCTGCGGACGACTTTTATCCGGCTATCGAGAGGGCAGACGAAGCAATCGGAGACACCGACCCCGACGACGTGCTGTACCTCGCGTGTGCGATTGCCAGCGATGGGGCCATCTGGAGCGACGATTCTGACTTCAATGAACAGGATTTGGTCGATACGTACTCGACAGGTGACGTGATCACCTCGTTTGATACGTTTTAA
- the tnpA gene encoding IS200/IS605-like element ISHall1 family transposase, giving the protein MGEYRSHTHSISLCKYHFVWCPKYRHGMLELVRDELAELFQGTAERFGHEIVSMEIATDHVHLFVEADPKWSPAEIAKQFKGYSGRTILKHHPEIKQRYFWRSGLWKDGYYVGTTGAVSEDVVRRYIEETEH; this is encoded by the coding sequence ATGGGAGAATACAGGAGTCATACACATTCGATTAGTTTGTGTAAGTATCATTTCGTGTGGTGTCCGAAGTATCGACACGGGATGTTGGAGTTAGTTCGAGACGAACTTGCGGAGTTGTTCCAAGGAACTGCTGAGCGGTTCGGTCACGAGATTGTGTCGATGGAGATTGCTACTGACCACGTTCACTTGTTCGTGGAGGCTGACCCGAAATGGAGTCCTGCCGAGATTGCCAAGCAGTTCAAGGGCTACTCGGGCCGAACGATTCTGAAACACCATCCAGAAATCAAACAGCGGTATTTCTGGAGAAGTGGGTTGTGGAAGGATGGATACTACGTTGGGACGACTGGTGCTGTTTCCGAGGACGTGGTTCGTCGGTACATCGAGGAGACTGAACATTAG
- a CDS encoding RNA-guided endonuclease InsQ/TnpB family protein: protein MGIEEVTKTARTRLCRESGERSWLKDARYTARDIANDTLRLKRQGYNRTEIQNEVDRDDFLRNNKCAVVGKALQAWDSYKELLNWWYDQDDTNVGKPSPPTTDKKGAYPLVMAHTEGYRLTYNDEADRIQFRVSPKPYKKVKGHLRGRPEDLNLIESALTEDEWSLGQAELLYRDGVYYLHVTVKTEVEVPEPEDADTFVGVDINERNIALTALNRETMDTLGTLVLDYGLVKAERQRYHTITKRCQEHGQHSIHHQLGEKEERYTEWTLHRLSRVVVEFAQKFPNPVIVFEDLSGIRDAIKYGTYMNRRLHKLPFHKFEQQVRYKATWNQISCETVESPYNSKSCSCCGHRGYRQGRRFRCTNESCEVQQDHADRNASVNVAWRAWAKHAGVDVESVNYRTRKTQPFVRKVSLSGSGHSVNCPSSSREIASCGVLTT, encoded by the coding sequence ATGGGTATCGAAGAAGTCACGAAGACCGCACGCACCCGGCTCTGCAGAGAGTCTGGTGAGCGGTCGTGGCTCAAAGATGCCCGTTACACCGCACGAGACATCGCCAACGACACACTCCGACTCAAACGACAAGGCTACAACCGCACCGAGATTCAGAACGAAGTTGACCGCGATGACTTCCTTCGGAACAATAAGTGTGCAGTCGTCGGGAAAGCCCTGCAAGCGTGGGACTCCTACAAAGAACTCCTCAATTGGTGGTACGACCAAGACGACACCAACGTCGGGAAACCGTCGCCACCAACCACGGACAAGAAAGGAGCCTACCCGCTCGTTATGGCGCACACCGAAGGTTATCGACTCACCTACAACGATGAGGCCGACCGCATTCAGTTCCGTGTGAGTCCGAAGCCGTACAAGAAGGTGAAAGGACACCTTCGAGGACGACCGGAAGACCTCAACCTCATCGAGTCAGCCTTGACCGAAGATGAATGGTCGTTGGGACAGGCCGAACTTCTGTACCGAGATGGCGTGTACTACCTACACGTCACGGTCAAAACAGAAGTCGAAGTGCCTGAACCCGAAGACGCTGATACATTCGTCGGTGTGGACATTAACGAGCGCAACATCGCTCTCACCGCCCTTAATCGTGAGACGATGGACACGCTCGGAACACTCGTGCTTGACTACGGCTTGGTGAAAGCCGAACGCCAACGCTACCACACCATCACCAAACGCTGTCAAGAACACGGCCAACACTCCATCCACCACCAACTCGGGGAGAAAGAAGAACGCTACACTGAGTGGACTCTTCACAGACTGTCCCGAGTTGTGGTGGAGTTCGCCCAAAAATTCCCTAACCCAGTCATCGTGTTCGAGGACTTGAGTGGGATTCGAGACGCCATCAAGTACGGCACGTACATGAACCGTCGTCTACATAAACTGCCGTTCCACAAGTTCGAGCAACAAGTTCGATACAAAGCAACGTGGAATCAGATATCGTGTGAGACGGTTGAGTCGCCGTACAACTCGAAGTCGTGTTCGTGCTGTGGACACCGTGGCTACCGCCAAGGCCGGCGGTTCCGGTGTACGAACGAGTCGTGCGAGGTTCAGCAAGACCACGCTGACCGAAACGCGAGCGTGAATGTGGCGTGGCGAGCGTGGGCAAAACACGCTGGCGTAGACGTTGAATCGGTTAATTACCGGACTCGCAAAACCCAACCGTTTGTTCGGAAGGTGAGCCTGTCTGGGTCGGGGCACTCTGTAAACTGCCCATCCTCATCCCGCGAAATCGCTTCGTGTGGAGTGCTTACGACGTAG
- a CDS encoding PadR family transcriptional regulator, with translation MYDLTAFQRDVLYTIAGQDEPHGLAIKDELDNYYERNINHGHLYPNLDEVVDKGLVEKGELDQRTNYYTITARGERELEARREWEDEHVGELLEESE, from the coding sequence ATGTACGATTTGACTGCGTTCCAGCGCGATGTTCTGTATACGATCGCCGGCCAGGACGAACCCCACGGACTGGCGATCAAGGACGAACTCGACAACTATTACGAGCGAAATATCAACCACGGCCATCTGTACCCCAACCTCGACGAAGTCGTCGACAAAGGCCTCGTCGAAAAAGGCGAACTCGATCAGCGGACAAATTACTACACGATCACCGCCCGCGGCGAGCGCGAACTCGAGGCCCGACGCGAGTGGGAAGACGAACACGTCGGCGAGTTACTCGAAGAATCTGAGTAG
- the mnhG gene encoding monovalent cation/H(+) antiporter subunit G — protein sequence MVSLEAIQHLTVIALVVVGTFFLLTGTIGLLRFPNVYNRMHATSKPTTLGTAATFLAGFVHFGPGGAGLTSLVGILFLFLTVPTGAHMISRAAQKTGVPFLGGVTWPSERDDEGDGDEGGDGE from the coding sequence ATGGTCTCACTCGAAGCGATCCAGCACCTGACCGTCATCGCGCTCGTCGTCGTCGGTACGTTCTTCCTCCTGACCGGCACGATCGGGCTTCTCCGGTTCCCAAACGTCTACAACCGGATGCACGCCACGAGCAAGCCGACGACGCTCGGAACGGCCGCGACCTTCCTCGCCGGCTTCGTCCACTTCGGGCCCGGTGGCGCGGGCCTGACCTCGCTCGTGGGAATTCTCTTTCTGTTCCTGACGGTGCCGACCGGAGCCCACATGATCTCCCGGGCGGCCCAGAAGACCGGCGTACCCTTCCTCGGCGGCGTGACGTGGCCGAGCGAGCGCGACGACGAGGGTGACGGCGACGAGGGTGGCGACGGGGAGTAA
- a CDS encoding monovalent cation/H+ antiporter complex subunit F, translating into MVDEAALAATTIDAALIVVAALCLLCTYRVVRGPTIPDRVVALDAIATNVVAIAVLFALKTDRGLFVTVSLVLAIIGFLSTVTVAKYVTEGDIITR; encoded by the coding sequence ATGGTCGATGAGGCGGCCCTGGCCGCGACGACGATCGACGCGGCACTGATCGTCGTCGCCGCGCTCTGTCTGCTCTGTACCTACCGGGTCGTCCGGGGGCCGACGATTCCGGACCGCGTCGTCGCGCTCGACGCCATCGCGACGAACGTCGTCGCGATCGCGGTGCTGTTCGCGCTCAAAACCGACCGGGGCCTGTTCGTGACCGTCAGCCTCGTGCTGGCGATCATCGGCTTCCTCTCGACGGTCACGGTGGCGAAGTACGTCACCGAGGGCGACATCATCACGCGCTGA
- a CDS encoding Na+/H+ antiporter subunit E, which produces MKVRRWLVAGLLFGALWVFVRGASLTPRSLLANFVVGVAVGLPVAYLFRRLYEEEVEITQPITAIPYVIRYVLVFFKEILVANVDVAYRVFAPGTPIDPQVIFVPLRVQTSFGITTIANSITVTPGTITLDHDTDENALYVHVIDGRDPEAIVEPIRTWEDYALRIFDEERSPEDPPPEITVHPPDYPPEPKRATDHLDAAQSTGESTDVGPDDEAAADPEADRESETDVGSRDESDTDVDSNGQTGGENDGR; this is translated from the coding sequence ATGAAGGTCCGCCGCTGGCTCGTCGCCGGTCTCCTGTTCGGCGCGCTGTGGGTATTCGTTCGAGGCGCGTCGCTGACCCCGCGGTCGTTGCTCGCGAACTTCGTCGTCGGCGTCGCGGTCGGCCTCCCGGTCGCCTACCTCTTCCGACGCCTCTACGAGGAGGAAGTCGAGATCACACAGCCGATCACCGCAATCCCGTACGTGATCCGGTACGTCCTCGTGTTCTTCAAGGAAATCCTCGTCGCCAACGTCGACGTGGCCTATCGCGTGTTCGCTCCGGGGACGCCGATCGATCCGCAGGTCATCTTCGTCCCGTTGCGCGTTCAGACCTCGTTCGGGATCACGACCATCGCGAACAGTATCACGGTCACGCCGGGGACGATCACGCTCGACCACGACACCGACGAGAACGCGCTCTACGTCCACGTCATCGACGGACGGGACCCCGAGGCGATCGTCGAACCGATCCGAACGTGGGAGGACTACGCGCTCCGCATCTTCGACGAGGAGCGCTCGCCCGAGGACCCACCGCCGGAGATCACGGTCCATCCGCCCGACTACCCGCCGGAACCGAAGCGGGCCACCGACCACCTCGACGCAGCCCAGTCGACCGGAGAGTCGACCGACGTAGGGCCCGATGACGAAGCAGCGGCTGACCCGGAGGCCGATAGAGAATCCGAAACTGACGTGGGCTCGAGAGACGAATCCGATACTGACGTGGACTCCAACGGCCAAACCGGTGGTGAGAACGATGGTCGATGA
- a CDS encoding complex I subunit 5 family protein — protein MVETIVIAPMLVALVSIAVTLATGQWPRFQRIASVGGVLAYVVVVAALDWLVVLGPDAPGAAAYQVGGWGAPFGITLVADGLAAFMLAIVAVVALYSIVFSVFYVDPLNQRVYYHPLVHVLLLGVTGAFLTGDLFNLFVWFEVMLMASYAFVAFYGDAEHTAAGMRYVVMNLIGSVLMLLGIGGLYATLGTLNMADMAQTVADPAADVDAAPVVGLSMFVFAPFALKAGLVPFQFWVPSAYRAAPAPIAAMLAGATKKVGIYAIVRLYFTVFAGATVPIAVPGVADASLLTYFGPILLVLGSLSIIVGGLGAIGRETIDGLLAYSSIGQVGFIAVPIGIAGMATSASLQRLGILAGLIYALHHALTKSMLFLSAGAIQNGTGTTRLAELGGLAAHSPVLGGSVFVGSLSLVGIPPLSGFFGKFFAFEAAVSRLAADPTAGAAVVLLVLLAGAVLTIVYATRIWVGSFWGTQTAAVEGAILDTPQVLLVASLAVLVILVGVGFDPVYRFADAAATAALDTEAYVDVVGLEGGENG, from the coding sequence ATGGTGGAGACCATCGTCATCGCGCCGATGCTAGTCGCGCTCGTGAGCATCGCGGTCACCCTCGCCACGGGCCAGTGGCCCCGCTTCCAGCGAATCGCGAGCGTCGGCGGCGTCCTCGCGTACGTGGTCGTCGTCGCCGCGCTCGACTGGCTGGTCGTCCTCGGTCCGGACGCGCCGGGAGCCGCGGCCTACCAGGTGGGCGGCTGGGGCGCGCCGTTCGGGATCACGCTCGTCGCCGACGGCCTCGCGGCGTTCATGCTCGCAATCGTCGCCGTCGTCGCCCTCTACTCCATCGTCTTCTCCGTCTTCTACGTCGATCCGCTGAACCAACGGGTCTACTACCACCCGCTTGTCCACGTCCTGTTGCTGGGCGTGACCGGTGCCTTCCTCACCGGCGACCTCTTCAACCTCTTCGTCTGGTTCGAAGTGATGTTGATGGCCAGTTACGCCTTCGTCGCGTTCTACGGCGACGCCGAACACACCGCCGCGGGGATGCGCTACGTGGTGATGAACCTCATCGGGAGCGTGCTCATGCTGCTCGGAATCGGCGGCCTGTACGCCACGCTGGGGACGCTCAACATGGCCGACATGGCCCAGACGGTGGCCGACCCGGCCGCCGACGTCGACGCGGCGCCCGTCGTCGGCCTCTCGATGTTCGTCTTCGCACCGTTCGCGTTGAAGGCCGGACTGGTTCCGTTCCAGTTTTGGGTGCCGTCGGCGTACCGTGCGGCCCCGGCTCCGATCGCGGCGATGCTCGCCGGCGCGACCAAGAAGGTCGGCATATACGCCATCGTCCGGCTCTACTTCACCGTCTTCGCCGGGGCGACGGTGCCGATCGCCGTTCCGGGAGTGGCCGACGCCTCGCTGTTGACCTACTTCGGGCCGATCCTCCTGGTTCTCGGCTCGCTTAGCATCATCGTGGGTGGACTCGGCGCGATTGGTCGGGAGACGATCGACGGGCTGCTGGCGTACTCCAGTATCGGCCAGGTAGGCTTCATCGCGGTGCCGATCGGGATCGCCGGGATGGCGACTTCGGCTTCCCTCCAGCGCCTCGGAATCCTCGCTGGGCTGATCTACGCGCTCCACCACGCGCTGACCAAGAGCATGCTCTTTCTCTCCGCGGGCGCGATTCAGAACGGAACGGGAACGACGCGACTGGCGGAACTGGGCGGTCTTGCAGCACATTCACCGGTGCTCGGCGGATCCGTCTTCGTCGGCAGCCTCTCGCTGGTCGGAATCCCGCCGCTGTCCGGCTTCTTCGGCAAGTTTTTCGCCTTCGAGGCCGCTGTATCGCGGCTCGCGGCCGATCCGACGGCGGGTGCGGCGGTCGTCCTGCTCGTCCTGCTGGCGGGTGCGGTCCTGACCATCGTCTACGCCACGCGGATCTGGGTCGGGAGTTTCTGGGGCACCCAGACGGCCGCGGTCGAGGGTGCGATACTCGACACCCCACAGGTGCTGTTGGTTGCGAGCCTCGCAGTGCTCGTGATCCTCGTCGGCGTCGGCTTCGACCCCGTCTACCGGTTCGCCGACGCGGCCGCGACCGCCGCGCTCGACACCGAGGCCTACGTCGACGTCGTCGGCCTCGAGGGGGGTGAGAACGGATGA
- a CDS encoding sodium:proton antiporter, with amino-acid sequence MSLAIAVTVGALFALGTFLLLREDVIEVVWGLAVISQAANIYLISMGGIQAGTHDLIPVLVTHEAPFPETADPLVQALVLTAIVINFGMTAFALVLSYRTYQENETMDVTEWS; translated from the coding sequence ATGAGTCTCGCGATCGCAGTCACCGTCGGTGCGCTGTTCGCGCTGGGTACGTTCTTGCTCCTCCGAGAGGACGTGATCGAGGTCGTCTGGGGGCTCGCGGTCATCTCACAGGCGGCGAACATCTACCTGATCTCGATGGGCGGGATTCAGGCAGGGACCCACGACCTGATTCCCGTACTGGTCACCCACGAGGCCCCGTTTCCGGAGACCGCGGACCCGCTGGTCCAGGCACTGGTGCTGACGGCGATCGTCATCAACTTCGGGATGACCGCGTTCGCGCTCGTGCTGTCGTATCGCACCTACCAGGAGAACGAGACCATGGACGTCACGGAGTGGAGCTAA
- a CDS encoding MnhB domain-containing protein yields MTTIVMRTTARVVVPIILVVAIELLIQGHNLPGGGFIAGVLTVVAFALVYVAYGLDYLEIGILERDIDPYTGIFEHRTVVAYRQLFTFGLVLAIASGIAGLLFGEPFLSQTFVYVELPLFGDVELASALVFDVGVYCVVVGGLLTILSVVGDE; encoded by the coding sequence ATGACCACGATCGTCATGCGGACGACCGCCCGCGTGGTGGTCCCGATCATCCTCGTCGTCGCCATCGAACTGCTGATCCAGGGCCACAACCTTCCCGGCGGCGGCTTCATCGCCGGGGTGCTGACCGTCGTCGCCTTCGCGCTGGTGTACGTGGCCTACGGCCTCGACTACCTCGAGATCGGCATCCTCGAACGGGATATCGATCCCTACACCGGCATTTTCGAACACCGGACCGTCGTGGCCTACCGCCAGCTGTTCACGTTCGGCCTCGTCCTCGCGATCGCCAGCGGCATTGCGGGCCTGCTGTTCGGCGAGCCGTTCCTCTCTCAGACGTTCGTCTACGTCGAACTCCCGTTGTTCGGCGACGTGGAACTGGCCTCGGCGCTCGTCTTCGACGTCGGCGTCTACTGTGTCGTCGTCGGGGGCCTGCTGACGATCCTCTCGGTGGTGGGTGACGAATGA
- the mbhE gene encoding hydrogen gas-evolving membrane-bound hydrogenase subunit E, with the protein MEPQLWVILTAIGAPFLAAALVPLFYRLLGEAVAYVGAAVAVVSFGLIASQLGAQWTDAAPWIPSMGVAARFTVDGWSLLFALLASGIGALIFLYSASYMHGESNLPRFYAALLAFMGSILGVAFAADIVVLFLFWELTSVASFVLIGYHTDESGSRYAARMAMLVTVGGGLCLLAGLLMLSVASEAVLGSQTFDLATILENDEAIRAALEERGLFVPALLLIAVAAGAKSAQVPLHFWLPNAMVAPTPVSAFLHSATMVKVGVYAIGRLRQLFLGEAWMLVFATVGLVTMLVGAMLAVRAMDIKELLAYSTASHLGLMVAGFGFISHYGPEAGVFHLLNHALFKAALFLVAGIVVHQVGTRRLDELGGLRRDLPLTALLTVVAALSMAGIPPFNGFYSKELLFEAAWTTAIDGGGLAWLYPAIALLASIFTVIYSLRFLAIFFGERPSTVTDVPRPSVALLVPPAVLVGVAAVVSVSPQLAIDLTVQNAAAVTAVEPIEVHAAIPTELTGPVAMSIVTVGVGVTAFPFGDRVRRGVEALVAAGSALHPSALYARSLTGIESVSERFGRYVHNGLIRTYAQWALGATCVLTLVGFVAASVPVPAVSGPGAPAAMALVLGVAVVAAFRITTAESHVTGVLTLGILGFMVAIFYILASAPDLALTQLVVETLILLIFLLVIEEVPAFYSEIEVSVAVRDAAFSIFVGATAFLSVLVAAPASETPLSETARYYVDHAVEGGGGTNVVNVILTDFRAFDTLGELVVVVLAALSVLVLIRMRSHGEEQRPDGDRRGEDREGPDQRDDRDVRGDGR; encoded by the coding sequence ATGGAACCGCAACTCTGGGTCATCCTCACCGCGATCGGGGCCCCGTTTCTCGCCGCTGCCCTCGTTCCGCTGTTCTACCGGCTCCTCGGTGAGGCCGTCGCCTACGTCGGCGCCGCAGTCGCCGTCGTCTCCTTCGGCCTCATCGCCTCGCAACTCGGGGCTCAGTGGACCGACGCAGCCCCGTGGATCCCGTCGATGGGCGTCGCCGCCAGGTTCACCGTCGACGGCTGGTCGTTGCTGTTCGCGCTGTTGGCCAGCGGCATCGGCGCGCTGATCTTTCTGTACTCGGCCAGTTACATGCACGGCGAGTCGAACCTCCCGCGCTTTTACGCTGCGTTACTGGCGTTCATGGGATCGATTCTCGGCGTCGCGTTCGCCGCGGACATCGTGGTACTCTTCCTGTTCTGGGAACTGACGAGCGTCGCCTCGTTCGTCCTCATCGGCTACCACACCGACGAGAGCGGCTCCCGGTACGCCGCCCGAATGGCGATGCTCGTGACCGTCGGCGGCGGCCTCTGTTTGCTCGCCGGCCTGCTGATGCTCTCAGTCGCGAGCGAAGCGGTTCTCGGGTCGCAAACGTTCGACCTCGCGACGATCCTCGAGAACGACGAGGCGATCCGCGCCGCGCTCGAAGAGCGAGGGCTGTTCGTACCCGCCCTCCTCCTGATCGCCGTCGCCGCTGGCGCGAAGTCGGCACAGGTCCCGCTGCACTTCTGGCTACCAAACGCGATGGTCGCCCCGACGCCCGTCTCCGCGTTCCTCCACTCGGCGACGATGGTGAAAGTCGGTGTCTACGCGATCGGTCGCCTCCGCCAGCTGTTCCTCGGCGAGGCGTGGATGCTCGTGTTCGCGACCGTTGGACTGGTGACGATGCTGGTCGGTGCGATGCTCGCGGTGCGCGCGATGGACATCAAGGAACTTCTGGCGTACTCCACCGCGAGCCACCTCGGATTGATGGTCGCCGGCTTCGGATTCATCTCTCACTACGGCCCCGAGGCGGGCGTCTTCCACCTGCTGAACCACGCGCTGTTCAAGGCAGCGCTGTTCCTCGTCGCCGGCATCGTCGTCCACCAGGTCGGCACGCGACGACTCGACGAACTGGGCGGCCTCCGGCGCGACCTACCTCTGACCGCTCTTCTCACCGTCGTCGCGGCGCTGAGCATGGCGGGAATCCCCCCGTTCAACGGCTTCTACTCGAAGGAACTGCTGTTCGAGGCGGCGTGGACGACCGCGATCGACGGTGGCGGGCTCGCGTGGCTGTATCCAGCCATCGCCCTCCTCGCGAGCATTTTCACCGTCATCTACTCGCTTCGATTCCTCGCGATATTCTTCGGCGAACGCCCGTCGACCGTCACCGACGTCCCCCGGCCGTCCGTGGCCCTGCTCGTCCCGCCGGCCGTGCTGGTCGGCGTCGCGGCCGTGGTCAGCGTTTCGCCCCAGCTCGCGATCGATCTGACCGTCCAGAACGCCGCGGCGGTGACGGCCGTCGAACCGATCGAGGTCCACGCGGCGATCCCCACAGAACTCACCGGCCCCGTCGCCATGTCGATCGTTACGGTCGGCGTCGGTGTCACCGCGTTCCCGTTCGGTGACCGCGTTCGACGCGGCGTCGAAGCGCTCGTCGCCGCGGGCAGCGCGCTCCATCCCAGCGCGCTTTACGCGCGATCGCTGACGGGAATCGAGAGCGTGAGCGAGCGCTTCGGGCGATACGTCCACAACGGACTGATCCGGACCTACGCCCAGTGGGCGCTCGGCGCGACGTGTGTGCTCACGCTGGTCGGCTTCGTCGCCGCCTCGGTTCCGGTGCCTGCGGTGAGCGGTCCGGGAGCGCCGGCCGCGATGGCGCTGGTGCTCGGCGTCGCCGTCGTCGCAGCGTTCAGGATCACGACGGCCGAATCACACGTCACGGGGGTGTTGACCCTCGGAATCCTCGGATTCATGGTCGCCATTTTCTACATCCTCGCGAGCGCGCCGGATCTGGCGCTAACGCAACTCGTCGTCGAGACGCTGATCCTGCTCATCTTCCTCCTCGTTATCGAGGAGGTGCCCGCCTTCTACAGCGAGATCGAGGTGAGCGTCGCCGTTAGGGACGCCGCCTTTTCCATCTTCGTCGGCGCGACGGCGTTCCTGTCCGTACTCGTCGCCGCGCCCGCATCGGAGACGCCGCTCAGCGAGACAGCTCGCTACTACGTCGACCACGCGGTCGAGGGCGGCGGTGGGACCAACGTCGTCAACGTGATCCTGACGGACTTTCGCGCGTTCGACACGCTCGGCGAACTGGTCGTGGTCGTACTCGCTGCGCTCTCGGTCCTGGTGTTGATCCGGATGCGGAGCCACGGCGAGGAGCAGCGACCCGACGGCGACCGCCGCGGCGAAGACCGCGAGGGACCCGATCAGCGTGACGACCGGGACGTCCGGGGTGATGGCCGATGA